The Pelistega ratti genome window below encodes:
- the ligA gene encoding NAD-dependent DNA ligase LigA, translating into MDIQQRLEALRNEIRRHDYAYYVKDEPTISDYEYDSLMQQLMALEAAHPEFITSDSPTQRVGGKPLEGFETIQHAQAMLSLGNVFSEEELRAFDKRVREALIAEGLLSVGQLVEYDCELKFDGLAMSLRYEKGVLVSAATRGDGQVGEDVTANIRTMRSVPLHLSGQYPEVLEVRGEVLMNRQDFLALNERQAKLGEKTFVNPRNAAAGSLRQLDPRITAKRPLRFFAYGWGEISPNHPVDMGNTQSDRLAYLSSIGFMVAKQRETVNGVEGLWQFFQRISTIRAELPFDIDGVVYKVNALDQQQALGFVSRAPRFAVAHKFPAEEATTVITDIDIQVGRTGALTPVARLKPVFVGGVTITNATLHNEDEIRRKDIWIGDTVIVRRAGDVIPEVVRVLSELRPSTARPFVMVDQCPVCHSAVERLPDEAVTRCTGGLFCEAQRKQSIMHAVSRKALNIDGFGEKLAIQLVDVGLVHSIADVYKLTVEKLIGLDRMGRKSAEKLVAAIEASKQTTLARLIYSLGIRHVGEATARDLANHFGRLEALSQASQDDLLAVNDIGPVGAESIVRFFAEPHNQEVIQALLVAGVVVQELATVASDVVSPLQGKTFVLTGTLPVWKRDEAAAYILQAGGKVSGSVSKKTDYVVAGADAGSKLEKAQSLGVMVIGEEELRALLGM; encoded by the coding sequence ATGGATATACAACAACGTCTTGAAGCTTTACGTAATGAAATCCGCCGTCATGATTATGCTTACTATGTTAAAGATGAACCAACCATTTCGGATTATGAGTATGATAGTTTAATGCAACAGTTAATGGCGCTTGAAGCAGCTCATCCTGAATTCATTACGTCAGATTCTCCTACCCAACGTGTGGGTGGTAAGCCATTAGAGGGATTTGAGACGATTCAGCATGCTCAAGCTATGTTGTCATTGGGTAATGTTTTTTCTGAAGAAGAATTAAGGGCATTTGATAAGCGAGTGAGAGAAGCACTTATTGCAGAGGGTTTATTATCGGTAGGGCAATTAGTTGAATATGATTGTGAACTTAAATTTGATGGTTTAGCCATGAGTTTACGTTATGAGAAAGGGGTATTAGTCAGTGCTGCTACACGAGGTGATGGACAAGTGGGAGAGGATGTAACGGCTAATATTCGTACGATGCGTTCTGTTCCTTTACATTTGAGTGGCCAATATCCTGAAGTATTAGAAGTACGAGGTGAGGTATTGATGAATCGTCAAGATTTTTTAGCCTTAAATGAACGTCAAGCAAAACTAGGGGAAAAAACATTTGTCAACCCCCGAAATGCGGCAGCAGGTAGTTTACGACAATTAGATCCTCGCATTACGGCTAAGCGACCTTTACGATTCTTTGCGTATGGTTGGGGAGAAATAAGTCCTAATCATCCTGTGGATATGGGTAATACACAATCGGATCGGTTAGCTTATTTATCTTCTATTGGTTTTATGGTGGCTAAGCAAAGAGAAACGGTTAATGGTGTAGAGGGACTATGGCAGTTTTTTCAACGTATTAGTACGATTCGTGCAGAATTACCGTTTGATATTGATGGTGTTGTTTATAAGGTTAATGCTTTAGATCAACAGCAAGCCTTAGGTTTTGTTTCTCGAGCGCCTCGTTTTGCGGTGGCACATAAATTTCCAGCAGAAGAAGCAACGACTGTTATCACTGATATTGATATTCAGGTAGGACGTACAGGAGCATTAACACCTGTTGCTCGATTAAAGCCTGTTTTTGTGGGTGGGGTAACGATTACAAATGCTACTTTGCATAATGAAGATGAAATTCGCCGCAAAGATATATGGATAGGTGATACAGTGATTGTACGGCGTGCTGGTGATGTCATACCTGAAGTGGTGCGTGTATTGTCTGAATTACGTCCTAGTACCGCTCGCCCTTTTGTGATGGTGGATCAATGTCCAGTCTGTCATTCTGCGGTAGAGCGTTTACCTGATGAAGCGGTAACACGTTGTACAGGTGGTTTGTTTTGTGAGGCACAGCGTAAGCAAAGTATTATGCATGCGGTAAGCCGTAAGGCATTGAATATCGATGGTTTTGGTGAGAAGTTAGCGATTCAGTTAGTAGATGTTGGATTGGTGCATTCGATTGCTGATGTGTATAAGCTAACGGTAGAGAAGTTGATTGGTTTAGATCGTATGGGACGAAAATCAGCTGAAAAATTAGTAGCAGCTATTGAGGCAAGTAAGCAGACAACGTTGGCTCGATTAATTTATTCATTGGGTATTCGTCATGTGGGTGAAGCAACGGCAAGAGATTTAGCTAATCATTTTGGACGTTTGGAGGCGTTATCACAGGCTTCTCAAGACGATTTACTGGCGGTGAATGATATTGGTCCTGTAGGGGCAGAATCGATTGTACGATTCTTTGCTGAACCGCATAATCAGGAAGTTATTCAGGCTTTATTGGTAGCTGGTGTGGTTGTGCAAGAGCTTGCTACGGTAGCAAGTGATGTTGTATCGCCATTGCAAGGTAAGACATTTGTTTTAACGGGGACTTTGCCTGTTTGGAAACGTGATGAGGCGGCTGCTTATATTCTACAAGCGGGTGGAAAGGTTAGTGGCTCGGTATCTAAGAAAACTGATTATGTGGTGGCAGGTGCTGATGCTGGGTCTAAGTTGGAAAAGGCGCAATCTTTAGGTGTAATGGTGATTGGTGAGGAGGAATTAAGGGCACTTTTGGGGATGTAA
- a CDS encoding cell division protein ZipA C-terminal FtsZ-binding domain-containing protein, whose amino-acid sequence MSSLQISIIVLGLLAILGVVAYNYWQEKKAQQRIKEQFPASEHDALMSGFHAINPNAESVEPVIHLGDDVAESIVKKHDDESPDPLCEMVFDIAFQMPVLGSHLISHLQPLRLAGQKTIRYFAETSDGFHRARIQPNEMYSSIQMAVLLANRSGALQPEEWARAVVYTDNIAHAFDGVIESPDKEESLARAVKLDELCAGLEAQVGVKLMLGGTQPVKAILTIAQRLGYVEYGQGHVWKHENGKPLFLLLLGGELSSMVHSAGVDYVELLIDVPNSQQIDKPFSHLVKCAYELAKALNATVVDDQGNPLSQDNRAIAVIDEQLAQVYDNLSSSGFTAGSERAARLFS is encoded by the coding sequence ATGTCAAGTTTACAAATTAGTATTATTGTATTGGGATTATTAGCTATTCTTGGAGTAGTCGCTTATAACTATTGGCAAGAGAAAAAAGCACAGCAACGTATTAAAGAGCAGTTTCCTGCCTCTGAGCATGATGCACTGATGTCGGGTTTTCATGCGATTAATCCTAATGCTGAGTCGGTAGAGCCTGTTATTCATTTAGGTGATGATGTGGCAGAGTCTATTGTTAAAAAGCATGATGATGAATCACCTGATCCACTATGTGAAATGGTATTTGATATTGCTTTTCAGATGCCAGTATTAGGTTCGCATTTAATTAGTCATTTACAACCTTTACGTTTAGCTGGTCAAAAAACAATTCGCTATTTTGCTGAAACATCAGATGGTTTCCATCGTGCCAGAATTCAACCTAACGAGATGTATAGTTCCATTCAAATGGCGGTATTACTCGCTAATCGTAGCGGTGCTTTACAACCTGAAGAATGGGCGCGTGCAGTTGTTTATACAGATAATATTGCCCATGCTTTTGATGGTGTGATTGAATCACCAGATAAAGAAGAGTCTTTAGCACGTGCTGTTAAACTTGATGAACTATGTGCAGGTTTAGAAGCTCAAGTGGGTGTAAAACTCATGCTTGGTGGCACACAGCCTGTTAAAGCTATCCTGACGATTGCCCAACGTTTGGGCTATGTTGAATATGGGCAAGGTCATGTGTGGAAGCATGAGAATGGTAAACCATTATTTTTATTGTTATTAGGTGGTGAATTAAGTTCTATGGTGCATTCTGCAGGTGTTGATTATGTTGAATTACTGATTGATGTTCCCAATAGTCAGCAAATAGATAAACCCTTTAGCCATCTTGTAAAATGTGCCTATGAATTAGCGAAAGCCTTAAATGCGACTGTTGTTGATGATCAAGGTAATCCACTTAGTCAGGATAATCGAGCCATTGCGGTTATTGATGAACAATTGGCTCAGGTCTATGATAATTTGAGCAGTAGTGGGTTTACCGCAGGTTCAGAAAGAGCGGCTCGATTATTTAGTTAA
- the smc gene encoding chromosome segregation protein SMC → MRLTQIKLSGFKSFVDTTVIPVPSQLVGVVGPNGCGKSNIIDAVRWVLGETKASELRGESMQDVIFNGSGNRKPAGRAAVELVFDNSEGRAVGQWSTYAEIAVRRVLTRDGTSNYFINNQQVRRKDVHDIFLGTGLGARGYAIIGQGMINRLIEAKPEELRVYLEEAAGVSRYKERRRETENRLSDTRENLLRVEDIQSELEKQLTRLEAQAEVANRYRGLQEEGEKKQFALWLNREENALQDQQRKAAEIEAAQTAFEEAMASLRAIESEVETHRQAHYQASDTVQKAQTAFFEANSAVISLESDIRHVVDSRTRLSSQKTQLNLKIQEWQDQFTHCEAQIVQVEEELAMSSERLEDARLTEESYQEQLPALEMQLREASQAREQMRTVLTGIEQNLALIGQQQQDANRQLQQLILRQERLEKEKKALDTPDKEQLEELSIQREIAQEKVELAQANLLEIETKVQQADETRQQVQQQAQEEAQHLGKLEARYNALVSLQEDVQSKGALEPWLQKNELNRYARLWQSVHIETGWETALESVLRERMTALQVHQLDMVAGFAFDPPPARLAFYSKPTVQPLPVAPTGLTALSSLVRTQDSELKSLLAQWLSGVYIIDDLSTALKLRTQLQEGALFIVKEGHMVDRYGVYFYAAESEQAGMLVRQQEIENLQKEIRAAQMKADQSLDASVRAEQHYQQIVQTLSSARQQVAESTRVVHDMQLTYTQMQSRVEQSNTLNQRLNDDLAETEAQIESFQMVLATCEEKFEQLDIQLGEEQTRYAEAQISGEDIDAKADTLRRQISDAGRQVQEIQFNQRSLQARIEELKRNRDLSQHQIEQSRTELENLEAELFEFDEEATRSGLEAALLVRSEKESILSEARIHQDNLAASLRESDEKRMKIEHSLEPFREKITQLRIEEQAAVSAAGQFSEQLDLQNVDREVLRAEIKTMGENWQKISWLQSEVQRITRQIEALGPVNLAALEELNEATTRKNFLDSQHSDLIEAIHTLEDAIRKIDRETRELLQDTFNQVNTHFGELFPRLFGGGEAKLRMTGDEILDAGVQVMAQPPGKRNSTIHLLSGGEKALTATALVFALFKLNPAPFCLLDEVDAPLDDANTERYANLVSSMSDQTQFLFISHNKIAMQMAKQLVGVTMQEQGVSRIVAVDIDSAVKLMGDA, encoded by the coding sequence GTGCGATTAACTCAAATTAAACTATCTGGCTTTAAGTCCTTTGTAGATACTACCGTGATTCCTGTGCCTAGCCAATTGGTGGGTGTTGTTGGTCCAAATGGATGTGGAAAGTCGAATATTATTGATGCTGTACGTTGGGTGCTGGGTGAAACAAAAGCATCAGAATTGCGTGGTGAGTCCATGCAAGACGTAATTTTTAATGGTTCAGGTAATCGTAAACCAGCTGGGCGTGCTGCAGTTGAGCTTGTTTTTGATAATTCAGAGGGACGAGCGGTTGGTCAATGGAGCACTTATGCAGAGATTGCGGTACGCCGTGTACTGACGCGTGATGGCACAAGTAACTACTTTATTAACAATCAGCAAGTCCGCCGTAAAGATGTGCATGATATATTTTTAGGAACGGGTTTAGGGGCGAGAGGTTATGCTATTATTGGGCAGGGTATGATTAATCGCTTGATTGAAGCAAAGCCTGAAGAATTACGTGTGTATCTTGAGGAAGCCGCAGGGGTTTCTCGTTATAAAGAGCGCCGCCGTGAAACAGAAAATCGTTTATCTGATACGCGAGAGAACTTATTACGCGTTGAAGATATTCAAAGTGAATTAGAAAAACAATTAACACGCTTGGAAGCACAAGCTGAGGTGGCTAATCGTTATCGAGGCTTACAAGAAGAGGGTGAAAAAAAACAATTTGCCCTATGGTTAAACCGTGAAGAAAATGCTTTGCAAGATCAACAACGCAAGGCAGCAGAGATTGAAGCGGCACAAACGGCATTTGAAGAAGCCATGGCATCACTACGTGCTATTGAAAGCGAAGTAGAAACCCACCGTCAAGCCCATTATCAAGCCAGTGATACTGTACAAAAGGCACAAACAGCTTTTTTTGAAGCAAATAGTGCGGTTATTTCTTTAGAATCGGATATTCGCCATGTGGTGGATTCTCGTACTCGATTGAGTAGTCAGAAAACACAATTAAACCTTAAAATTCAAGAATGGCAGGATCAGTTTACGCATTGTGAAGCGCAAATTGTGCAGGTAGAAGAAGAGCTAGCGATGAGTAGTGAGCGTTTAGAAGATGCTCGCTTAACAGAGGAATCCTATCAAGAGCAATTACCTGCTTTGGAAATGCAGTTAAGAGAAGCTAGTCAAGCAAGAGAGCAGATGCGTACAGTGCTGACGGGTATCGAACAAAATTTAGCTTTAATAGGACAACAGCAACAAGATGCTAATCGTCAGCTACAGCAATTAATTTTACGTCAAGAACGCTTGGAAAAAGAGAAAAAAGCACTGGATACACCAGATAAAGAACAGCTTGAAGAGCTTAGTATCCAACGTGAAATAGCACAAGAGAAAGTAGAGCTTGCTCAAGCGAATTTATTGGAGATAGAGACTAAAGTACAACAGGCAGATGAAACACGTCAGCAAGTACAGCAACAAGCGCAAGAGGAAGCACAGCATCTCGGTAAATTAGAGGCACGTTATAATGCTTTGGTATCGTTACAGGAAGATGTTCAATCAAAAGGTGCTTTAGAGCCTTGGTTACAAAAAAATGAGCTAAATCGCTATGCTCGATTATGGCAGTCAGTGCATATTGAAACGGGTTGGGAAACTGCATTAGAGTCTGTTTTACGAGAGCGTATGACTGCTTTACAGGTTCATCAACTAGATATGGTGGCAGGGTTTGCTTTTGACCCACCTCCTGCTCGTTTAGCCTTTTATAGTAAACCTACTGTACAGCCCTTGCCTGTTGCCCCAACGGGATTGACTGCTTTGTCGTCCTTAGTGAGAACACAGGATAGTGAATTAAAATCACTACTGGCACAGTGGTTATCAGGGGTTTATATTATTGATGATTTATCAACTGCTCTAAAACTTCGTACACAGTTACAAGAAGGTGCGTTGTTTATTGTCAAAGAAGGGCATATGGTTGATCGCTATGGTGTCTATTTCTATGCGGCAGAATCAGAACAAGCGGGTATGTTGGTACGTCAGCAAGAAATCGAAAATCTACAGAAAGAAATTCGTGCTGCACAAATGAAAGCAGACCAATCTCTGGATGCATCTGTACGAGCAGAGCAACACTATCAGCAAATTGTACAAACCCTATCCAGCGCTCGTCAGCAAGTTGCTGAATCAACGCGGGTAGTGCATGATATGCAATTAACCTATACACAGATGCAAAGTCGTGTAGAGCAATCCAATACGTTAAATCAACGTTTAAATGATGATTTAGCTGAGACAGAGGCACAGATTGAATCGTTCCAGATGGTATTGGCAACGTGTGAAGAGAAATTTGAACAATTAGATATTCAGCTTGGTGAAGAGCAAACACGTTATGCTGAGGCACAAATATCAGGTGAAGATATTGATGCCAAAGCAGATACTTTACGCCGTCAAATAAGTGATGCTGGTCGTCAGGTACAGGAAATTCAGTTTAATCAGCGTAGTCTGCAAGCACGTATAGAAGAGTTAAAACGTAATCGTGATTTATCACAGCATCAAATAGAGCAATCACGGACAGAATTAGAAAACTTAGAGGCTGAATTATTTGAGTTTGATGAGGAAGCAACGCGTAGTGGTTTAGAAGCAGCTCTCTTAGTGCGTTCTGAAAAAGAGTCTATCTTGAGTGAGGCGCGTATTCATCAAGATAATTTAGCGGCGAGCTTACGTGAAAGTGATGAAAAAAGAATGAAGATTGAGCATTCTTTAGAGCCATTCCGTGAGAAAATTACTCAATTACGTATTGAAGAGCAGGCGGCAGTGAGTGCTGCAGGGCAGTTCTCAGAACAATTAGATTTACAAAATGTGGATCGAGAAGTCTTACGTGCTGAAATCAAGACAATGGGTGAGAACTGGCAAAAGATTTCTTGGTTACAGAGTGAAGTACAACGGATTACGCGCCAAATAGAGGCATTAGGTCCTGTTAATCTGGCGGCACTAGAAGAACTGAATGAAGCAACCACACGTAAAAATTTCTTAGATAGTCAGCATAGTGATTTGATTGAAGCGATTCATACCTTAGAAGATGCGATTCGTAAGATTGACCGAGAAACACGCGAGTTATTACAAGATACTTTTAATCAGGTAAATACTCATTTTGGTGAGCTTTTTCCTCGCTTATTTGGGGGTGGAGAAGCTAAGTTACGTATGACAGGTGATGAAATTCTTGATGCAGGCGTTCAGGTAATGGCACAACCTCCGGGCAAAAGAAATAGTACAATTCATTTATTGTCGGGTGGTGAAAAAGCACTAACGGCAACAGCACTGGTATTTGCTTTGTTTAAATTAAACCCTGCTCCATTCTGTTTATTAGATGAGGTAGATGCACCTTTAGATGATGCCAATACAGAGCGTTATGCAAATTTAGTATCAAGTATGAGTGATCAAACACAGTTTTTATTTATTTCTCATAATAAAATAGCTATGCAGATGGCAAAACAATTGGTTGGTGTTACGATGCAAGAACAAGGGGTTTCTCGTATTGTGGCTGTAGATATTGATTCTGCGGTTAAACTAATGGGTGATGCTTAA
- the lplT gene encoding lysophospholipid transporter LplT, giving the protein MKKGFFTVMVAQALSSLADNALFIAAIALIHQLSGPAWLDALLKWSFAASYVILAAFVGAFADSFPKGRVMFVTNAIKITGCLLMFLSGTIASHHTELQTTIICLAYTLVGIGAAAYSPAKYGIVTELLPPKDLVKGNGWIEGLTVLSIILGFVLGGVLISQGATQWFLQFDIFQPFKETPAEIAIILIGFIYIAAAICNLLIPSTNYKYPKQPTNPIVLTKTFARYVMILWKDKVGQISLAVTTLFWGAGAVIQLVVLKWGTDHLGLDVASSSYLMGIAAIGTILGSILASRIPLEKALCVLPVGVIMGLSVMLMVIVKENWAVYAVLILVGALSGLFVVPMNALLQHRGHVLLSAGHSIAVQNFNEQLNILIMVLVYGIMVSLDLHINTIIIIFGCIVATLMYIVIVFSKKNQRKYPEAFAEIGDTGHGKSQSYH; this is encoded by the coding sequence TTGAAAAAAGGTTTTTTTACTGTTATGGTCGCTCAAGCATTATCATCTCTAGCCGATAATGCTTTATTTATTGCCGCAATTGCATTAATTCATCAGCTTTCAGGCCCCGCTTGGTTAGATGCCCTACTCAAATGGTCATTTGCAGCATCGTATGTGATTTTAGCGGCATTTGTAGGAGCATTTGCAGACTCATTTCCTAAAGGAAGAGTCATGTTTGTCACAAATGCCATCAAAATCACAGGCTGCTTACTAATGTTTCTCTCGGGAACAATAGCTAGTCACCATACAGAATTACAAACAACAATTATCTGTCTTGCCTATACCTTAGTCGGTATTGGTGCCGCCGCCTACTCACCTGCTAAATATGGTATTGTCACCGAACTACTTCCCCCTAAAGACCTTGTCAAAGGCAATGGGTGGATTGAAGGATTAACCGTACTTTCTATTATTCTTGGTTTTGTCCTAGGTGGCGTATTAATTAGCCAAGGAGCGACACAATGGTTCTTGCAATTTGATATATTCCAACCCTTTAAAGAAACACCCGCAGAAATTGCCATTATTTTAATTGGGTTTATCTATATTGCTGCTGCCATTTGCAATCTTTTGATTCCATCAACCAATTATAAATATCCCAAACAACCAACTAACCCTATTGTACTAACCAAAACCTTTGCTCGCTATGTCATGATTTTATGGAAAGATAAAGTAGGGCAAATTTCTCTTGCTGTCACCACACTCTTCTGGGGAGCAGGTGCAGTTATTCAGTTAGTCGTATTAAAGTGGGGAACCGATCACCTCGGCTTAGATGTTGCCTCATCCTCTTACTTAATGGGTATTGCTGCCATTGGGACGATTCTTGGATCTATACTTGCTAGTCGCATTCCACTAGAAAAAGCACTCTGTGTTCTTCCTGTGGGTGTCATCATGGGGCTTAGCGTTATGTTGATGGTGATTGTCAAAGAAAACTGGGCAGTCTATGCTGTACTGATTCTAGTGGGTGCATTATCAGGTTTATTCGTTGTCCCAATGAATGCCCTTCTCCAACACCGTGGACACGTATTATTATCGGCAGGACACTCTATTGCCGTACAAAACTTTAATGAGCAATTAAATATTCTAATTATGGTACTTGTTTATGGCATTATGGTCAGTTTAGATCTACATATCAATACCATTATTATTATCTTTGGCTGCATTGTTGCTACCCTTATGTATATTGTGATTGTCTTTAGCAAAAAAAATCAACGTAAATATCCCGAAGCCTTTGCTGAAATTGGTGATACAGGACATGGCAAATCACAATCTTATCACTAG
- a CDS encoding IS1634 family transposase, with translation MFIREKKNKSGSVSIQILSKENGRNVLLKTMGSATKRPEIEALKLQAQHYMDELKHQPSLLMTEQDEQIVKMIQTLSNSDVSMAGPELIFGRIYDWIGFNQIKNDLFRHLVLARLTFPLSKLKTVSYLERYQGVQLEISAIYRFLDQLEDKYKEQLEQISFMHTKRMLDNQIHIVFYDMTTLHFETEDEDDLRRTGFSKVGKHTHPQIYLGLLVGQQGYPIAYDIYEGKSYEGNTLIPFIERIRQKFNLHKPVVVADSGLLSKHNLIHLETLGYPYIIGARIKSENEQLKQAMLAYYPYNDNQIIELDKEGKRLIVHYSHERAYRDADNRRKGLERLEKRIRTGQLTKGHLNKRGYNKYLRLQGELSIEIDYEKFIQDKRWDGLKGYITNTTLPPKELLAHYGQLWQIERAFRISKTDLRIHPIYHRLEHRIRAHIALVFAAYSISKTLETVLKKEHSTLSLKRASEITQTMYQVDIMLPDLKQKQKILLEMDKEQQELLAICQKYF, from the coding sequence ATGTTTATTCGAGAGAAGAAAAATAAATCAGGAAGTGTTAGTATTCAAATACTTAGCAAAGAAAATGGACGTAATGTTTTACTTAAAACAATGGGTTCCGCCACAAAGCGTCCAGAAATAGAAGCCCTAAAATTACAAGCCCAACACTACATGGATGAACTCAAACACCAACCCTCCTTACTGATGACAGAGCAAGATGAACAGATTGTAAAAATGATTCAAACACTCAGTAATAGTGATGTCAGTATGGCTGGTCCAGAGCTTATTTTTGGACGTATCTATGATTGGATTGGTTTTAATCAAATCAAAAATGACCTATTTCGTCATCTTGTCTTAGCTCGCCTAACCTTTCCTTTAAGTAAACTGAAAACCGTCAGTTATCTTGAACGTTACCAAGGGGTTCAATTAGAAATTAGTGCTATCTATCGTTTTTTAGATCAATTAGAAGACAAATATAAAGAGCAGTTAGAGCAAATTTCTTTTATGCATACAAAACGTATGTTAGATAATCAAATTCATATTGTGTTCTATGATATGACAACATTACACTTTGAAACGGAAGATGAGGATGATTTACGTCGTACAGGGTTCTCTAAGGTAGGCAAACATACACATCCTCAGATTTATCTGGGGTTGTTGGTGGGTCAGCAGGGTTATCCTATTGCCTATGATATTTATGAGGGTAAAAGCTATGAGGGCAATACGTTAATTCCTTTTATTGAGCGAATACGTCAGAAATTTAATCTGCATAAGCCAGTAGTGGTTGCTGATAGTGGTTTACTATCCAAACACAATCTTATCCACTTAGAAACCCTTGGCTATCCATATATTATTGGTGCAAGAATTAAATCAGAGAATGAACAACTGAAACAGGCTATGCTTGCTTACTATCCCTATAATGATAATCAAATCATTGAATTAGATAAAGAGGGAAAGCGTTTAATAGTGCATTACAGCCATGAGAGAGCCTATCGTGATGCAGATAATCGCCGAAAGGGGCTTGAACGCTTAGAGAAACGTATCCGAACAGGACAATTGACAAAGGGACATCTTAATAAGAGAGGATACAATAAATACTTACGCTTGCAAGGAGAGCTCAGTATAGAGATTGATTATGAAAAATTTATACAAGATAAAAGATGGGATGGATTAAAAGGTTATATAACGAATACAACATTACCCCCTAAAGAATTACTCGCCCATTATGGACAGTTATGGCAAATAGAACGAGCCTTCCGTATTTCAAAAACAGATTTACGGATACATCCTATTTACCACCGTTTAGAACATCGAATTCGTGCTCATATTGCTTTAGTATTTGCTGCCTATAGTATCAGTAAAACATTGGAAACGGTTTTAAAAAAGGAACACTCTACACTCTCGTTAAAACGGGCAAGTGAAATCACACAAACTATGTATCAGGTTGATATTATGCTTCCTGATTTAAAACAAAAGCAAAAAATCCTTTTAGAAATGGATAAAGAACAACAAGAATTGTTGGCTATTTGTCAAAAATATTTTTAG
- a CDS encoding uracil-DNA glycosylase family protein: protein MTQTPLSAIQVQWLKSLGVEMLWGKPLVPTQVNIDNVEKAISLPTGVSIGGTTQENAETAHQASVSTSTSSPAVEHEGIALIKRSSPEGKTKSGRLVREEQSPFKKIIHDIQGKQHAYHRQLRENQSANGLAVPVSHAQTWDALANDISRYYQEWGWITQGSEVLMGQQGDKPCSLMIIDEMPSTEDFIAGELFSGSSGQLLENMLKPLGLGKSSVAMTSLLKVPLSGEVLSSHYTQNLPFLRMQIQWLQPRCIWLLGSRIAQPFLSDVSLQMDVLRSKTWFYPLNETQQVPVIVSHHPSLVLLNTELKADIWEDLQKVDKILKGVDG, encoded by the coding sequence ATGACTCAAACACCTTTATCAGCCATTCAGGTTCAGTGGTTAAAATCACTAGGGGTAGAGATGCTCTGGGGGAAACCTCTTGTTCCTACGCAAGTGAATATTGATAATGTAGAAAAAGCCATTTCTTTACCAACTGGTGTATCTATAGGTGGTACTACACAAGAGAATGCAGAAACTGCTCATCAAGCCAGTGTTAGCACATCAACTTCATCACCTGCTGTTGAGCATGAGGGTATTGCACTGATCAAACGCTCTTCTCCAGAGGGAAAAACAAAGTCAGGTCGTTTGGTACGTGAAGAGCAATCGCCGTTTAAGAAAATTATTCATGATATTCAAGGCAAGCAACATGCTTATCATCGTCAGCTTAGAGAAAATCAGTCAGCAAATGGTTTAGCTGTACCTGTTAGCCATGCACAAACATGGGATGCTTTGGCAAATGATATTAGTCGGTATTATCAAGAATGGGGATGGATAACGCAAGGTAGTGAGGTATTAATGGGGCAACAAGGGGATAAGCCTTGTTCTCTAATGATTATTGATGAAATGCCAAGTACGGAAGATTTTATAGCTGGAGAGCTATTTTCAGGTAGTAGTGGGCAATTATTAGAGAATATGCTTAAACCTTTAGGGTTAGGGAAGTCATCTGTGGCAATGACGAGTCTTTTAAAAGTTCCTTTGAGTGGAGAGGTATTGTCTTCTCATTATACGCAGAATCTTCCTTTTTTACGGATGCAAATTCAGTGGTTACAACCTCGGTGTATTTGGTTATTAGGAAGTCGTATTGCACAGCCGTTTTTATCGGATGTGTCTTTACAAATGGATGTGTTACGGTCAAAGACTTGGTTTTATCCTTTAAATGAAACACAGCAAGTGCCTGTAATTGTGAGCCATCATCCTAGTCTTGTTTTATTAAATACGGAGTTAAAGGCTGATATATGGGAAGACTTACAAAAGGTGGATAAGATATTGAAAGGGGTTGACGGTTAA